In Seonamhaeicola sp. S2-3, the genomic window GAAAATGGTATTGCCAGAGTTTTTAGAGCCAGAACTATACAATTTAATAACACTATAGCACTGGTTTGGATTGCCGCCACCTATGTGCAAAGTTTAGGAACTGTAAGTGTTGTTTCCTCTGTATCTGCTGGACCAGTAAATGAATTCGATACCTTAGTTACAGACATATTTTTACCCCTTAGTTTTCAGTTGTTAATAAGTGATAGAGATTCTTTATCTGACAGAGATAATGATGGAGTTCCAGATATTTATGATACCAATCCAGACAATCCTAACATACAGTAATTATTTAAAAATCCATGAACTTAAGATTATTTAAAGATAACTTATTTGTTTCAAAATGAAATAATTGTATATTTCCCGTGTATAGCTATTAACATGGGGGATTCTAATAACAAAATTCAATTTACAGAGCATCTTATAGCGCAAATTAGAAAAAACAACTCAGCTACTTTAAAAGAGTTGTATATATCAAATTACCCCAAAATAGAAAACTTTGTTTTAAAAAATAATGGTAATAAAGATCAAGCAAAAGATGTGTTTCAAGAAGCCTTTATTGTTTTTTGGAAAAATATAAAAGAGGATAAGTTTACAGTTCAAAATAATTCAAGTTTACATGGTTATTTATACACCATTTCAAAAAATAAATGGATGGATTATTTACGTTCTAGTAACTATAAAAAAACTGTAAATGAATCAAAAGTTATTGAATTTAGTACTGCTGATGAATATTTAACAGATAAAGATGATGACATTTTAAAAGAAAAACGATTACACAATATAATGCTTGCTTTTAAAGATTTAGGAGAACCTTGTAATTCATTGTTAAAAATGTTTTACTATGAGAAAAAATCTTTAAGCCATATAGCAACCGTTTTAAATGTTAAAGAGAATACCATACGAAATAAAAAGTACCGCTGTATGAACACGTTACGCAATATGGTATTAACCCAAAAAAAGAATTAAATTGAATAATAGCAAAAACATATCAAAAGAATTAATTGAAACCGTTGAGCGTTACTTAAACAAATCAATGGATAAAACCGAACTACAAGATTTTGAAAAAAAACTTGAAGATTCAAATTTTAAAACCTTAGTAAATGACATTAAAGAAATAATTCTTGGAATAGAAACCTATGAGTTAAAAGAACAACTCAATGAGTTTCATAAAGAAATTGATGCAAAACCAAAAACATATATTTCTTCTAAACTTAGGTATTTACATTTAAAAAGAATAGCTGTAGCTGCTGTATTAGTAATATCCTTAGGCAGTTTATGGTATTTTACCAGTAATTCTAATACCAGATTATACAATAAATATTTTACACCAGATCCTGGATTACCAACAACCATGAGTAGCACTTCTAATTTCGATTTTTATGATGCTATGGTAAATTATAAACATGGTGAGTATAATTTAGCCATTAGTAAATGGAAAACGTTAGCCGAAAAAAAACCTGAAAACGATACAATTAATTACTTTTTAGGCGCTGCTTATCTTGCCTTAGAAAAAGAAACCGAAGCCATACCTTTTTTAGAAAAAACAGTAC contains:
- a CDS encoding RNA polymerase sigma factor, giving the protein MGDSNNKIQFTEHLIAQIRKNNSATLKELYISNYPKIENFVLKNNGNKDQAKDVFQEAFIVFWKNIKEDKFTVQNNSSLHGYLYTISKNKWMDYLRSSNYKKTVNESKVIEFSTADEYLTDKDDDILKEKRLHNIMLAFKDLGEPCNSLLKMFYYEKKSLSHIATVLNVKENTIRNKKYRCMNTLRNMVLTQKKN
- a CDS encoding tol-pal system YbgF family protein produces the protein MNNSKNISKELIETVERYLNKSMDKTELQDFEKKLEDSNFKTLVNDIKEIILGIETYELKEQLNEFHKEIDAKPKTYISSKLRYLHLKRIAVAAVLVISLGSLWYFTSNSNTRLYNKYFTPDPGLPTTMSSTSNFDFYDAMVNYKHGEYNLAISKWKTLAEKKPENDTINYFLGAAYLALEKETEAIPFLEKTVQSKSDFYLKNDAYYYLGLAYLKEGHTELAIKYLELSKNETSTEILSKLKK